The Salegentibacter sp. Hel_I_6 region AAGTTTCATCTTCATAATCTTTCATCACTTCCTGGTAAAGTTGGTTAGATTCTTCATAGGAAAGTGAGGGCGTATTGCTGGTTAGCGTATCTAACATCACCACGGTTTCAAAAGGTCGCATTTTAGGATAATCTACCATTTGCACCTGTACTTCGGCAAAGCGAAAGCCGTAAAGCTCTTTAATCCCGAAAATTTCCAAAACTTTTACAATATCCCCATTGGCTATAAAACCGGCTTCAGAACTGGGTTTAACCCAAAAATAATTATTCTTCACCACCATAAGATAATCTCCAGCTGAAATTTCCTCTTCCTGGAACAAAATTCTAGACCGAATTTGTTGGTTATACAAATTTGCCCTTTTATTTGATCTTACTATAAAACTGGTTTCTTCATTACCCAACTCATTATAACATTCCTCAATAGCATTCATAATTTCATAACCGTCCTGCAACCTTATAACATCTGCTTTTGAGGTGATTTCAAACTGAAAACTATCGTAAAAACCGTCTTGCAAGCTTTGTCTTATTTTCGTGGCATTTAATAAAATATCACTTTCTTCGGCTTGTCTAACAACTTCATCCAGTTCAATATGAAGTACGTCCTTATTATAAGAAAACTGAAGTTTCTCAGCTTCCAGTGCCGGGCTAATTTCCATTTTTACAGGTGGAAGCTGTGCAGTATCTCCTATTAAAATAAGCTGACAATTTTGACCTGAATAGACATATTGAATAAGATCGTCTAACAAACTTCCATTTTCCATTAATTTGGAATTTGTTGGCGTATCAGAGATCATTGAAGCTTCATCTACAATAAAAATGCTGTTTTTATGCTTATTTGGTTGAAGGACAAATTGAACCCCGCTCCCACCACTTTTCTTTGGAAAATAAATTTTTTTGTGAATGGTAAAAGCTTCCTTTTTAGAATAATTAGAAATTACTTTAGCAGCCCTTCCAGTGGGTGCCAGTAGCACCCCAGATTTTTTAATTTTCCAAAGATTTTTAACCAGGGTACTAATTATGGTGGTTTTACCAGTCCCGGCAAAACCTTTAAGCATAAAAAGTTCTTCCTTATTATTGTTTAAAACAAAACGAGAAAGTTGTTGCAAAGCAAGATCCTGTCCTGCTTTAGCCGTAAAACCCAGATCGCTTAAAAGAAGTTTATAAAACCCGGAAGCATCGAGATTTTCCATAGATATTTATAAAAAATCAAAGATAGGAAGGGATTTTTAGGAAAGAAACTTTTACGAATAAAAAAAAATTGTAGATTTGTCGTGAAACACTAGTAATTTTAAAACAAAATTTAAAAAGCATGAGACTTGCAATTCAATTACTTCTTTGGGTGGTTATCATTGGTTTAGCCTACCTTACTTTTAATGCTGTTTACGAACCAATTCAGTTTACTAAAGTTAAAGAAAAGCGTTATGCCAAAGTAGTTGAAAACTTAAAGGACATTCGTAATGCTGAACTGGCACATAAAGAAATTGTAGGTTCTTTCGAAGATGATTTTGATAAGTTGGTGAGATTTTTAGATACTGCTGAATTTGCAGTTACACAACGTCGTGATACCACAGTTTTAGACGAAGAATATAAAAAACAATACGGAGTTGATGAATATATTGAAAAAGTAATTGTTGACACACTTAGCTTTGTACCAGTACGAGATTCATTGTTTAAAGGTGATAAAGAGCGTTATTCTAATATGATTAATATACCGATAGAAGGTGTAGATGCTAAGTTTGAGCTTGACGCAGGAACTATTAAAAAAGGACAATCTGATATTCCGGTATTTAGAGCAAGAGTTGCAAAAAGTGTAGTACTTCAAGGATTAGATAGAGAGCTTATTTTACAACAAAACCAAGTGCAATCTGTAGATGATATAAACGGACGTTATATCAACGTTGGCTCGCTTGAAGAAGTTAACACAAAAGGAAACTGGCCAACTCAGTATGGCGACGAATAATAGCAAAAAACAAATAAATTTAGAACTGTCCATTCAGGTTTCCCTGGATGGACTTTCTTTTTGTACCCTAAATTCAGCTGAAAAAGAATTGGTTCAATTCAAAAAAATCCGCTTTCCCCAACAGCTTGATCCGGTTAAATTACTGGATGAAATTCACAAAATTTATGCTGAAGAAAATAGCATTGCTGAAGCCACCCAGGTAAAATTAATATTTGATAATGCCCTTTATAGTCTTGTTCCGGGAGAATTTTTTAAAGAAGAAAATGCTTCTGATTACTTAAAATTCAATACCAAAATCCTTAAAACCGATTTTATTGCTCACGAGGAAATTGGAAATACAGGAATTATTAATGTTTATATTCCATATACCAACATAATTAATTTCTTCTTTGAAAAATTTGGGGAATTTGAATATCAGCATCTCAATACTGTTTTAGTAGAAAATTTATTGGCACTACCAAAAACCGACAGGCCACAAATATATGCCCATATTAAAAATAAGCAGTTTGAACTGGTAGTGATAGACAATGGAAAACTATTACTTTGTAATTCTTTTAGTTTTATTGAAAAGGAAGATTTTTTATATTATATTCTCTTCACTGCTGAACAACTTAATTTGAATCCCGAGCGATTCAGGTTAATATTACTGGGAGCTATTACCAAGGCTTCTCCCCTTTTTAAAATTGCTTTTAAATATATTAAGCATATAGAGCTCTTGGAGACCAATTTCAGCTTTAATAAGGAAAATGAACTTTCTGCTTTAAATGAATTGGAAGATTATGTTTTATTAAAATCATTTACATGAGAATTATTTCGGGAACACATAAAGGAAAAAGATTAATTGCTCCAAAAAAGCTACCGGTACGCCCTACTACCGATATGGCTAAGGAAGCCCTCTTCAATATCCTGAATAATAATTTTCAGTTTTCGCATCTTAGTGTGCTTGATCTATTTTCAGGAACCGGTAATATCGCCTACGAATTTGCTTCGCGTGGTAGTGAAGAAGTTACCGCAGTAGATGCCAATTTTGATTGCGTGAAATTTATTAAGAAGACTTCCAACGAATTAGATTTAAACATAAATACAATTAAAAGTGATGTTTTTAAGTTTCTTGAAAAAGCTTTTGTAAAGGCTGATATAATTTTTGCCGATCCTCCTTATGATTTCGATAAAGAGAAATTCCTTAAAATCCCCGAACTTGTTTTTGAAAAAAATCTACTTAATCACAATGGTCAATTAATTATTGAGCATTCTAAACATACTGATCTCTCAGATTTTCCTAACTTTAGAGAAGGACGACGCTATGGAGGTTCGGTATTTAGTTTTTTTGAGAATGCAGAATAAATTCTTCTATTGAAGAATCAAGCTAATCCTGGCTTACAAATTTGATTTTTATGACGGAGTGGATTAAGAAAATTGAACTTATTGATATTTCCCTGGAATTTTATGAAGGAATGGTAATTTCTGAAGTGAAAGACGATGTGGTTTTTGAAATACAACACGTAGAACAAATTCTAAGAATTTGCAATGAGGTTTATGAAGGTGCAGATTTTGTTTACATATCTAACAGGAAGAACAACTACAACGTGAATCCCACCATTTATTTTGAATTGAAAGACGTGAAGTCGTTATTGGGAATAGCAATTGTTAGCGAACGTTTTGAAGCTTTAAAAGTGGCTAATTTTGAAAAACAATTCTCCCCGGTTCCTTTTGATATTTTCTCGAATCTGGAAGAAGCCCGAGCCTGGGCAAAAACATTTTTATAAAAAAGCAGGCCTGTAATCCGGATTCTGTTCCTCCCGGTAAAACCGGAATTCCCCTTATCATTTATCTCAGGTTTTTGTTGCCAAAAACTTTTAGCTGCCTACCCTCCGATAGCAAGCGAGCAGCTTGCAAACACCGGTTTACATGGCATTGCACCGCATAGAGTTTACCTGATTTCACTACAGCATTACCTGTACATCCTTTCTGTTGCACTAGTCCTGATCCCAAATGGAACCGGTGGGCGTTACCCACTATGCCGCTCTTTGGTGTCCGGAATTTCCTCCACCGAATAAATTCGTTGGCGATAAGGCGGCCTGCTTCTACAAAGGTAGTTTTTTACAAGGCATAGCAATTAAAAAATTGTTGATTTCTTGGCTTTAATTGTTTAAAAATATAAGTGATAGCCTTAGAACTTAAGGTGGCTATTTTTATATTTGTAGCTCAACAAAATTCAATGGAACATTTTATAGTATCAGCTCGTAAGTACCGCCCACAAACTTTTAAAGATGTGGTTGGCCAACAAGCCATTACCAATACTTTAAAGAATGCCATTGAACACAATCACCTGGCACAGGCTCTCTTATTTACAGGGCCTCGTGGAGTAGGAAAAACAACCTGCGCACGTATCCTGGCCAAAATGATTAACCACGATGGTACGCAAAGCCCAGATGAAGATTTTGCATTTAATATTTTTGAACTCGATGCCGCTTCTAACAACTCGGTAGACGATATCAGAAATTTAATAGACCAGGTGAGAATTCCACCACAGGTTGGGAAGTATAAAGTATATATTATAGATGAGGTACACATGCTCTCTCAGTCGGCTTTTAATGCATTTCTAAAGACATTGGAAGAGCCGCCTCAGCACGCTATTTTTATTTTGGCTACTACTGAAAAGCATAAAATAATCCCGACCATACTTTCTCGTTGCCAGATCTTCGATTTTAAAAGAATTACGGTAAGTGACGCTAAAAATTATCTAGGATATATCGCCGAGCAAGAAGGAGTAAGTGCTGATGAAGACGCGCTGAACATTATTGCGCAAAAGGCTGACGGGGCGATGCGAGATGCGCTTTCTATCTATGATCGTGTGGTTAGTTTTAGTGGAAAAGAACTAACAAGACAAGCGGTTACCGAAAATCTTAACGTGCTGGATTATGATACTTATATTAAAGTAACCGATCTTATTTTATCGAATAATATCCCGCAATTACTACTTAGTTATAATGATATTCTTTCTAATGGATTTGATGGGCATCATTTTATTAGCGGTTTAGCTTCTCACTTTAGAGATCTTTTGGTATGTAAAGATCAAAAAACTATTCAGTTACTGGAAGTTGGGGAACAAACAAAAGCTCGCTATTTTGAACAAGCTTCAAAAACCGATCATCAGTTTTTAATTAAAGCTATAGATCTGGCAAATGAATGTGACCTGAAGTATAAAACAAGTCAAAACCAACGTTTGTTGGTAGAACTTTCATTAATGCAGCTTGCCTCTATCACTTTTGATGGAGAAAAAAAAAAGTTTGAACAAGCAATAATTCCGGCTTCGGTTTTTGAAAAGCAACCTAACACGCTTTCTTCAGAAGAAAAAGTTATGGTTCGCGAAAATGAACATGGAGAGACTTCAGCAGAACCTCCAAAGGAAAATCAGTTGCCTTCAGGAGAAAATAAAATTCCAGATAGTCATTGCGCAGATGATAAGGAAGATGATTATCATTCAGATAAAACTATTGTTCCCGAAGCGAAAGAAGAAGAAAAAGAACCTGCTCCGGTTCCTCCAGCTCCAGAACCAAAACCGGTTACCGATCACGAAATAAAAAAGGAAAAGGTTTCTGGACTATCTCTAAAAAGTATTCAGAAAAAACGGGAAATAGAAGCCCGGCTACAAGAGGCTTTACCTTCAAAAGAGGTGGTATTAAACGGTGAATTTACCGAAACACAATTGCAGGCCACCTGGAATGATTATGTGAAACGCATAAAGAAGCAGGGATCTAAAATTCTCGCTTCCATTCTTGAAACCGATTTACCCAAACTACAGGACAAAAATCGTATTGTTATAGAATTACCTAACGAAACGATGAAAATTAACCTGGAGCGAGAACAGAATAAATTGATGTCTTACCTGAAGCAAAAACTTCAGAATACAGAAATTAGGTTAGTGATTAATGTTAATGAGCAGTCGGCCAAGAAATATGCCTTCACTCCTATTGAGAAATACAACAAACTAAAGGAGAAAAATCCTCTAATAGATAAACTAAGAAGTACATTTGATTTAGACGTATAGATATGCTAGGACTAAAACTTCCCACCGACCCACGTTGGGCTAATATTGCTGAAAAAAACATCGAAGAAATTCTTATAGATCACGCCTATTGTGAACAGAAAGCGGCTTCTACAGCAATTTCCTTAATTGTTTCTTTCCCCGAATATACCGAGTTGGTAGATGAAATGATCGCTTTATCCAGGGAAGAAATGGGACATTTTAAAATGGTTCACGAGCAGCTTTTAAAGCGTGGCTATGTTTTAGGAAGAGATAGAAAAGATGAATATGTAATAAAATTACTTGGTTTCTTTCCAAAAGGTGGTAGTAGAACCACGCAATTAGTTCACCGGCTCTTAATCGCAGGATTAATTGAAGCCAGGAGCTGCGAACGTTTTAGGTTACTTTCAGAAGAATTAAAAGATGAGGAACTCGCCGATTTTTATCATAGGTTAATGATTAGTGAAGCCAACCATTACACGATGTTCCTAAAATTTGCCAGAAAATATGGTGACCGGGAAGAGGTTGATAAAAAATGGCAGGATTTGCTGGATTTTGAAGCTGATATAATGAAAGATCTAAGCAAAGATAAATCCATTCACGGTTAATCTTTTTTAAATCTAAAAGCCCAGAATATCCGTTTTTAGGAATCTGGGCTGGTTTAGAAAATTTAAAAAAGTCTACTTATTTTTTCCGTTATAAAGTGATTTTATAATTCCGTCGGCAAGTCCAATTTTAGGAACGAAAATCTTATCGGCTCTCGCCCACTTCATAGAATTCAAGTAAATTTTTGAAGCCGGAATAATTACATCTGCCCGGTCACTCTTAAGCTGAAGGTCCATAACGCGTTCCTCGTAGCTCAAAGAATTCAGTAAATCATTATACTTTTTAATATAAGCCAGGCTTAAAGGTTTTCCTTCTTTTTTACCACTGGTTTTAAAGATATTATTGATATTCCCACCAGATCCAATTAAATCGATATCCTTATAAGGCTTTGTAGTTTCCCTAACCCATTTCTCCATTTCATCCCAGGCGCCATCTTCAACTAGATCATTTAGCAAGCGAACAGTTCCAACTTTAAAAGATCTTGAAGCAACAGTTTTCCCGCCGCTGTATAAGGTATATTCTGTACTACCACCACCTACATCAACATACAGGTAGTTGCAATCATTTTTAATAAGTTCGTGTAAATCTGTGGCAGCGATTATAGCGGCTTCGTGGTTGCCATCTATAATTTCTATTTCCATGCCGGTTCTGGACTTTATTCTCTCAACTACTTCCGCTCCATTTTTGGCTTCTCGCATTGCCGAAGTAGCACAGGCTTTATATTTAACGATTCCGTGAGATTTCATTAAAAGATTAAAAGCCTGCATGGTATCTACCATACGCTCAATATTTTTTTCTGAAATCACATTGGTTTCAAAAACATCTTCTCCCAGTCTAATAGGAACCCTTACCAGCGATGTTTTTCTAAAATCTGTTTCTTCTCTTCCTTTTTGTTCTGTAATGGTAGAAACAAGAAGTCTAACGGCATTGGAACCTATATCTATTGCTGCGTAGTTTTTTTGTGTAATCACGAGTTTTAATTTTATATCGACTCAATAAGTGAGATTAATAAATATTGAAGTTTTATACTTGGTTATTTTTTATGGTATTTTTCTGCCTCGCTGTCAGACAATTTATTTAAATAATAATCATATAATTCAAATTGAGAACGCAGCTTTTTAGACTTGCTGTTTCTATAAGCGTTATCCTGTTTTTCGGTGATCATCCTTGCCTTTACATTATCGTGCCAGCTAATATCAAAAGTTTCTATTATTTCCTGTTTAATAGCCTCATCATAAATTGGGCAGGAAATTTCAACACGTAGGTCCAGGTTTCTGGTCATCCAATCGGCTGAGGAGATATATACTTTTGAATTTCCAGCGTTTTTAAAGATGAAAACACGCGGATGTTCCAAAAATTTATCTACAATACTAATCACTTCAATATTATCACTAAGTCCTTCTACCCCGGGAATAAGGCAGCAAACTCCCCGAACAATAAGTTTAATTTCTACTCCTGCCTGGCTTGCCTGGTAAAGTTTATCAATCATAGGATAATCTGAAAGACTGTTGAGCTTTAAGGCTATTCCTGAAGGTTTACCCTCTTTAGCATTTTCTATTTCTTTTTGAATCAAGCCCACAAAAGCATTTCTACTATAGTGTGGCGAAACAATTAAATGCTTGTATTTATTAACTTTATAATTGATCTCGAAGAAGTCGAAAACCTTATTCACTTCTTTCAAAATTTCGGTATGAGCAGTAAATAAGGTATAATCGGTATAAATACGCGAAGTAGATTCATTGAAATTTCCCGTACTAATAAATCCGTAACGCTTCATTTTTCCTTCCTCTTCCCGCTCTATTACACAAGCTTTACAATGCACTTTAAGTCCGGGGACACCAAAAATAAGTTGCACTCCTTCGGCCTGCATTTGCTCAGCATAACGAATATTGGCGACTTCATCAAAACGGGCCCTTAGTTCAATTTGAACAATTACTTTTTTACCATTTTTCACCGCATTAATTAAAGAACTGGCGATGTGAGATATTTTCGCTAATCTATATATGGTAATTTTTATGGTTCTCACCTTAGGATCTAATGCAGCTTCTCGCAAAAACTTAACCGTATAGGCAAAACTTTGATATGGCGCGTATAATAGAAAATCTTTCTTTGCAATACTACCAAATAGGCTGGTTTGCAAAATTAGCCCTGGGATTGGTAACGGATCAATAGGCTTGTAGAGTAAATCTTCACGTCCCAGGCTGGGAAAGTTCATATAATCCCTTCTATTATGATAACGCCCACCGGGGATAATACTATCGGTAGATTCTATTCCCATTTTATTCATCAAATATGAGAGAGTGTCTTCGGCGATATTCATATCGTAAACAAACCGCACAGGTTCTCCTTTTATCCGATCTTTAACGCTGCTGGAAATTTTTTCAATAAAGCTTTTACTAAGATCACTATCAATGTCTAATTCGGCATCCCTTGTAATCTTTATCATATGAGCCGAAATACTTTCGTATTCAAAAATATTGAAGATAGTCCCAAGGTTATAGCGTATCAAATCGTCTAGTAAAATAATATACTGATTTCCATTCTCTTCGGGTAGCACTACAAAACGTTCAATACTTCGTGGAATTTCTATGAGAACATATTTACGGTCTTTTTCGGTTTTATCTAACACTTTTGAAATTCCCTTTTGTGGAATTTCATCTTTCATCACCATTTTAACTGCCAGATAGGCGGCACTATCTTTTAAGCTGGGGATTTCAGGAAGGTCATTGAGAATAATCGTTACTAACGCGGGGCTTACTTTGGAAAGGAAAAAGTTTTTGATAAATTTTTCCTGAGAATCAGAGACTTGTTGCTCGTTTATAATATGAATATTATGATCTTTTAACTGATGCTGAATATCATGTAAAACCTTTAAACTTTCGGCCTGGTGGTTTATTACAATTTTAGTGATTTCTTCAAGAAGTTTACTGGCCTTTATGCCGCCAAGAACACTTTTTCCTGCTTTACCGGCTAGATCAATTCTTTTAACAGTTGCATATCTAA contains the following coding sequences:
- a CDS encoding ATP-dependent RecD-like DNA helicase — translated: MENLDASGFYKLLLSDLGFTAKAGQDLALQQLSRFVLNNNKEELFMLKGFAGTGKTTIISTLVKNLWKIKKSGVLLAPTGRAAKVISNYSKKEAFTIHKKIYFPKKSGGSGVQFVLQPNKHKNSIFIVDEASMISDTPTNSKLMENGSLLDDLIQYVYSGQNCQLILIGDTAQLPPVKMEISPALEAEKLQFSYNKDVLHIELDEVVRQAEESDILLNATKIRQSLQDGFYDSFQFEITSKADVIRLQDGYEIMNAIEECYNELGNEETSFIVRSNKRANLYNQQIRSRILFQEEEISAGDYLMVVKNNYFWVKPSSEAGFIANGDIVKVLEIFGIKELYGFRFAEVQVQMVDYPKMRPFETVVMLDTLTSNTPSLSYEESNQLYQEVMKDYEDETSKYKKFMKVKNNKFFNALQIKFSYAMTCHKSQGGQWNTVFIEQPYLPEGVGKEYLRWLYTAVTRATNKLYLIGFKDDFFVNK
- a CDS encoding DUF3822 family protein, whose product is MATNNSKKQINLELSIQVSLDGLSFCTLNSAEKELVQFKKIRFPQQLDPVKLLDEIHKIYAEENSIAEATQVKLIFDNALYSLVPGEFFKEENASDYLKFNTKILKTDFIAHEEIGNTGIINVYIPYTNIINFFFEKFGEFEYQHLNTVLVENLLALPKTDRPQIYAHIKNKQFELVVIDNGKLLLCNSFSFIEKEDFLYYILFTAEQLNLNPERFRLILLGAITKASPLFKIAFKYIKHIELLETNFSFNKENELSALNELEDYVLLKSFT
- a CDS encoding RsmD family RNA methyltransferase, which translates into the protein MRIISGTHKGKRLIAPKKLPVRPTTDMAKEALFNILNNNFQFSHLSVLDLFSGTGNIAYEFASRGSEEVTAVDANFDCVKFIKKTSNELDLNINTIKSDVFKFLEKAFVKADIIFADPPYDFDKEKFLKIPELVFEKNLLNHNGQLIIEHSKHTDLSDFPNFREGRRYGGSVFSFFENAE
- a CDS encoding DNA polymerase III subunit gamma/tau, which produces MEHFIVSARKYRPQTFKDVVGQQAITNTLKNAIEHNHLAQALLFTGPRGVGKTTCARILAKMINHDGTQSPDEDFAFNIFELDAASNNSVDDIRNLIDQVRIPPQVGKYKVYIIDEVHMLSQSAFNAFLKTLEEPPQHAIFILATTEKHKIIPTILSRCQIFDFKRITVSDAKNYLGYIAEQEGVSADEDALNIIAQKADGAMRDALSIYDRVVSFSGKELTRQAVTENLNVLDYDTYIKVTDLILSNNIPQLLLSYNDILSNGFDGHHFISGLASHFRDLLVCKDQKTIQLLEVGEQTKARYFEQASKTDHQFLIKAIDLANECDLKYKTSQNQRLLVELSLMQLASITFDGEKKKFEQAIIPASVFEKQPNTLSSEEKVMVRENEHGETSAEPPKENQLPSGENKIPDSHCADDKEDDYHSDKTIVPEAKEEEKEPAPVPPAPEPKPVTDHEIKKEKVSGLSLKSIQKKREIEARLQEALPSKEVVLNGEFTETQLQATWNDYVKRIKKQGSKILASILETDLPKLQDKNRIVIELPNETMKINLEREQNKLMSYLKQKLQNTEIRLVINVNEQSAKKYAFTPIEKYNKLKEKNPLIDKLRSTFDLDV
- a CDS encoding tRNA-(ms[2]io[6]A)-hydroxylase, with the translated sequence MLGLKLPTDPRWANIAEKNIEEILIDHAYCEQKAASTAISLIVSFPEYTELVDEMIALSREEMGHFKMVHEQLLKRGYVLGRDRKDEYVIKLLGFFPKGGSRTTQLVHRLLIAGLIEARSCERFRLLSEELKDEELADFYHRLMISEANHYTMFLKFARKYGDREEVDKKWQDLLDFEADIMKDLSKDKSIHG
- a CDS encoding Ppx/GppA phosphatase family protein, with translation MITQKNYAAIDIGSNAVRLLVSTITEQKGREETDFRKTSLVRVPIRLGEDVFETNVISEKNIERMVDTMQAFNLLMKSHGIVKYKACATSAMREAKNGAEVVERIKSRTGMEIEIIDGNHEAAIIAATDLHELIKNDCNYLYVDVGGGSTEYTLYSGGKTVASRSFKVGTVRLLNDLVEDGAWDEMEKWVRETTKPYKDIDLIGSGGNINNIFKTSGKKEGKPLSLAYIKKYNDLLNSLSYEERVMDLQLKSDRADVIIPASKIYLNSMKWARADKIFVPKIGLADGIIKSLYNGKNK
- the ppk1 gene encoding polyphosphate kinase 1; amino-acid sequence: MPQKKYLNRELSWLQFNARVLQEAEDETVPLIERLRFLGIFSNNLDEFFKVRYATVKRIDLAGKAGKSVLGGIKASKLLEEITKIVINHQAESLKVLHDIQHQLKDHNIHIINEQQVSDSQEKFIKNFFLSKVSPALVTIILNDLPEIPSLKDSAAYLAVKMVMKDEIPQKGISKVLDKTEKDRKYVLIEIPRSIERFVVLPEENGNQYIILLDDLIRYNLGTIFNIFEYESISAHMIKITRDAELDIDSDLSKSFIEKISSSVKDRIKGEPVRFVYDMNIAEDTLSYLMNKMGIESTDSIIPGGRYHNRRDYMNFPSLGREDLLYKPIDPLPIPGLILQTSLFGSIAKKDFLLYAPYQSFAYTVKFLREAALDPKVRTIKITIYRLAKISHIASSLINAVKNGKKVIVQIELRARFDEVANIRYAEQMQAEGVQLIFGVPGLKVHCKACVIEREEEGKMKRYGFISTGNFNESTSRIYTDYTLFTAHTEILKEVNKVFDFFEINYKVNKYKHLIVSPHYSRNAFVGLIQKEIENAKEGKPSGIALKLNSLSDYPMIDKLYQASQAGVEIKLIVRGVCCLIPGVEGLSDNIEVISIVDKFLEHPRVFIFKNAGNSKVYISSADWMTRNLDLRVEISCPIYDEAIKQEIIETFDISWHDNVKARMITEKQDNAYRNSKSKKLRSQFELYDYYLNKLSDSEAEKYHKK